Sequence from the Ooceraea biroi isolate clonal line C1 chromosome 5, Obir_v5.4, whole genome shotgun sequence genome:
AAGCAGCAAATCTTATTTCCGCTGATTTTTTACGCCCatcaaatgaaaaaagaaattcatcgTCTTGCGTATTAACATCGTCTTTCAATTCGCTCGCTTGAATACCTTTTGTCTTACATATATCTAAATGACTTTGAGATTTTGCGTGCCGATAAATACACGACAAATGAGCAGTgaaatgtttattacaaattgtaCAAGAACATATACTTTTGTTATCTGGAACTGCACGTAACCATAATTTAAACTTACTTATATCTAGCCattcatttctaaattgtCTTTCCtttgattttttctttcgtGGATTaatgtcatcatcatcatcatcacaaCATAATGTATGTTTTTTCAAACTATTTCGATGACCCGCAGAATTAGCATGTCTGGAAACATGTGTTGTACTGcacgtaaaatttttattacacactGTGCAATGATATAGATTTTCATTACTGGATACTTTACGTATCTAATCTTTGTATCGATTATCGCTAAGCCAATGTTCCATGAAATGGTACTTAGACTTTTTGCAAGACTGTGCATATGATTCCATAGTGAAAGAAAtctatgaaataaaaagaaagaagtacagaaataaacaattaaaagcaaagagagagagagagagagagaaatgaataaataatactaaactAAAACGCgcaaatattgatttatttaccTTGCTATAGAAATGCCAGGGAAGAGTAATAAACTCAGCTCACTAACACGAGCGAAAGACAGAAAAGATAGAAGTCTGAAAGTCACGATATATCCCGAAAAACAAATATCTCCCGTGTGGCACACACATATGTAAACACGCACGGACGCACGCATGCGTATATccatatatcataattttaagtgttatcaaatattatatgaattcATTTCATTTGTTTCCTTATGGATACGTGAGaagtataagaaaataataagtacATCTGTAAATATAACACGgagaaatatattacaaaaacatataagttaattttcatataaatatgttaatatacaataaactaTTACAGAGAAATAGTACAATAATCATACAGTTGTGAGGAATATAGCTTATAATAAGAATGAATGTCATAGTAATGACTAATACTCATGATATGCATAaaggtaataataaattggtcATATTGTCAGAAAATAGTTTAATAAggatataaatattagatattacaGGAGTGTCTGCGTGTGTATGCACGCGTGCgcttaatgttttttattataacgtttATTGTTTCACGCAGCAACACCAACTTGtttctcataaaaatatattcagtatattttcacaatatattgttttcgtACTGCAAATATATTCCTCTTATATAGTTATGAACAAACAGAAGGTagcttttatatatacatatatatatatatatatagcaatgaAGAGATGAATTACAGATTACGTTTGTATTCAGATTTGTACCGCGCATCGCCAATAATGCCAATTCGTCGTTGCGAtcttcgcgagcgagcgagcaggcGAGCGAGTGAGACAGACAGTGATATGCTTGTCTTCTTCTACTGTCCGACGTTACCTGAAATCGCGGCGCGCACgaaaccatccccactccatccccaccaaTACTACCGTCTACTGTTAGAGTCCTACTACTGGCAACACTGTCGTCATTGCCTTTATTCCGACGTGTAGCAAGAGATTTATCTGAaaacaaattgtttaaatattaatattatcaaatttatataataactgaaataaatttataattataatataaaattataatattaatttataaaataatattataagccataatttatataataatattaatttattcattaccAGTATGTTCTTTTCTGTTGTCGTCAGAAGTGTCTAACAATAAACTATTGTCGGAATAGTCTTCCATGAAATTACTGTTGCATTAATTTGTTGTAATGTTAGATATGGAACTGTTAAAATTATGCTTAGTCAGTTAAagctttataatttatatttaaaactacGTTGGAAAATTGATACATACTTTCTATTTGTTGATACAGAACGTAAAAATGACATTAATTCATAATGCTTCCACAGCTTTTTTGAAGAGGATCTAGCTGATCCACTGGGTTTCTTTTCTTCAGCAATGGCTTTACAGAAAGTATCTTTCAGCGTCTTCCATCTTCGTTTAGCCTCTTCAGGACTCGTAAGACCTGTACATTTGTTAAACTATTTTATGTGACATTAACACTTTCATGTTAGATAaacttgtataaaataatgttaccaTCAAGAGCTTCAGAAACTTCCTTCCACAAATCTGCAATCTTTTGCCATGCCACGAACGGATAAAGGCAATGTGTAATCATATATAGGAGGTCTTTTTCTAACTTCCTCGATTAATACTTCTTCTAACGCAGCACTATCCACTTTTGTCGAATTAGATGTTGAGTTTGGAGAAACATTTTCCAAATTACATTTATCACTGAATGATCTTGACTCAGCAACAACTTCACTGTTGTTAACTTCCAATTGTTGTATTCGTACTTCTTGTTTAGAAGATGATGCGATATCAGACACATCTTTTACTAACAGAAGTTGTTCTGTgccatttaaaattattctcgcCAAATATTCTCCTTTTTCTGGAATAttgcacaaaaatattaatattattattagtttctgtaaaaaaaatatataactatgaaaaattatttttattctgtaaTTTAATTCGTAATTATTACGATTAGTAGGATGAAAAGTCCTTGAATCAGGTTTAATGGTTACACTATGCCAGTTTTGCACACAtacatgattaaaaatttgcgTTTCTTCAACATCTGACATGCAGACTGCACAAATCATGTTTGATTCCTATAAAcagaattacaaaaaaatcattgcaaaagaatgtaatacaaattatttttgcattctgATTTTTGCATCATGATATTAAGGCCAACAGTTGCTTAACTTTAATCTTAGCTTAACTCTCTCTTCGTCTTTTTCTAATGTGGTCCttagaaagaaaaggagagagagttAAGCTAAGCATAAAGTCAAGCAAACGTTGGTGCAACTGTGTGTAAGattaaagaagagagaaagaaaagcaaCAAATAACACTTGTCTCTCATGCACATCATTCTCGATACGATCGCATTTCTCGTGTCATAAGGCGTTCATCCTTACCGTAAAACTGGGGATCCCTTCGCGACCCTCTTCAAACAGGAAGGAACATAAATTTAGCTGCATTTTACGAAATGTAGCACGTTTTTAACGTAAATAGATGTGGCTAAAGTACGAGTTGTATTCCCATCTCGACGCGCTAAATTTACGTTCGCCGTCATTCGCCTGTGTTGCTTCCGATTCACCATTGTCTATCGTTTGTCCATTGTTCGCGACAAATGTAccaacgaaaaaagaaaaataaataaagaaaacgtAGCAAGCTTCTTTTATTTCCAATTGAAGCCACGAAACCACGCGTGAAGAAGACACAACGCGGTCGCGAGAAGCGTTCTCGCTTCACGGCGTGTAAAAGACACATCGTTGCATACGGTGTCATTAAAATTGTTCGGCACACTCTTCTGCCTTAGTTTCGACGCCATCGTCGCTCTTGACACGAGAGCCAAACGTGATAGTGTTAAGTCCACTGTTGTCGACCGAGtcaatcttattattattgtttctctttctccttcttgtTTTCTGTCTCTATCTGCTTCCCTTTCGTACTACTCATCCTTGTTGCTTCTACTGACGAGCGCACGAGTCTTCTCCTTGTAATCAACGCGAGTGCGACTGCACGCGACAATAAATTACTCGCATCACTTATCTGTCGCGTCACAAAATGGTTGCGTTCTGGAAACAGAACAGATCAGTGAGCGCTCAGTAGTTAATATTATTGGTTTCTGTACTTGGATCCAGTGAAGATCTGAAGGAAAGAACCAAttataggtctgttctttattgctgaactgctgtactagttcagagtttatcttttttactacacattgaaaggaaaaggataaactctgaactagtgcagcagttcagcaataaagaacaaACCTTATATTAAAGAATCACTGAGCGTTCATTGATTTGCTTTGTCTCCTGAACGCCAATGATACTTCGTCAATGTTTGGTTATGTTCcaatatatatactattagtaataaaatttacattaaatgtactataaaaacaaatg
This genomic interval carries:
- the LOC105283780 gene encoding uncharacterized protein LOC105283780 isoform X1; translated protein: MEDYSDNSLLLDTSDDNRKEHTDKSLATRRNKGNDDSVASSRTLTVDGSIGGDGVGMVSCAPRFQVTSDSRRRQAYHCLSHSLACSLAREDRNDELALLAMRGTNLNTNVICNSSLHCYIYIYICIYKSYLLFVHNYIRGIYLQYENNIL
- the LOC105283780 gene encoding uncharacterized protein LOC105283780 isoform X2, with product MITHCLYPFVAWQKIADLWKEVSEALDGLTSPEEAKRRWKTLKDTFCKAIAEEKKPSGSARSSSKKLWKHYELMSFLRSVSTNRNSISNITTN